Proteins encoded within one genomic window of Humulus lupulus chromosome 1, drHumLupu1.1, whole genome shotgun sequence:
- the LOC133812743 gene encoding histone H1, giving the protein MTTAAETKAPAVEVAPATVPVESKKAAKPVKEKKPKVPKEKKPKQSKTASHPPYFQMIKEAVLALKEKSGSSPYAIAKYMEEKHKAVLPANFKKMLGLQLKNSTSKGKLIKIKASYKLSEAGKKEKLATKVTKAKAVKKTKVAKTKSVAAPKTRATQKPKAEKVKKATNVAKKKKAKKSTPMKPKQPKSIKSPAAKRVKKAAA; this is encoded by the exons ATGACAACCGCCGCTGAAACTAAAGCTCCGGCCGTCGAGGTTGCTCCGGCTACGGTGCCGGTAGAGAGTAAGAAGGCAGCGAAGCCTGTGAAGGAGAAGAAGCCTAAGGTCCCTAAGGAAAAGAAGCCGAAGCAGTCCAAGACGGCTTCGCACCCTCCATACTTTCAG ATGATCAAGGAAGCTGTGCTGGCTCTGAAAGAGAAGAGCGGATCGAGTCCGTACGCGATCGCCAAATACATGGAGGAGAAGCACAAGGCGGTGCTTCCAGCGAATTTCAAGAAGATGTTGGGTCTTCAACTGAAGAACTCTACTTCCAAAGGAAAGTTGATTAAGATCAAGGCCTCGTACAAATTATCCGAGGCAGGGAAGAAGGAAAAGCTCGCAACTAAGGTTACAAAAGCCAAGGCGGTGAAGAAGACCAAAGTTGCCAAAACGAAATCAGTCGCTGCTCCAAAAACCAGGGCAACACAGAAACCCAAAGCCGAGAAAGTTAAGAAAGCTACTAACGTGGCGAAGAAGAAGAAGGCCAAGAAATCGACCCCTATGAAACCAAAACAGCCCAAGTCGATCAAATCTCCGGCTGCTAAGAGGGTCAAGAAGGCCGCTGCCTGA